The sequence below is a genomic window from Methylotuvimicrobium alcaliphilum 20Z.
TTGAGCGTGCCGACCGCCTTTTCCATTCCCTCCATAGCATGAGCGAGAGAAACTTGGGATTGCTTGAGTTCATCGGATGCCAGCAGGTCTTTCATTTCTCTTAAATTGTCGGCAAAGTCGGTGACGATTTGTTCCAGCGGCAATGCGCGTAATTGATTGAGGAATTCTTCCGCCGAATGCAGGATTTCGTCGCTGGTTGTTAGGATGCCCGGAAACTCCGGAATCCCTTTATATTCCAGCTTAGCAAACACGGGAGGCTTATTAGTGTGCTTATCTACATCGACATAAAGAAGGCCAGTCAATAAGCTTTGTGTTTCCAGACGAGCGCGAAATCCGGCCTTAACCAATCTGTCCCGAAGGGCCAGGCGTTCTTCGTCTGTAATGGCTCTACCACTCGAGCCTATCACCCTACTGCGATCGATCGCCACCACGACGGGTTTATAAATCTTGATCGAGGTTTTATCGAATTGTAATGCGATATCGGTAACTTCGCCGATCTGCACGCCCTGCATTTTCACCGGGGCTCCAATATTTAAGCCATTGAGCGAAGAGTCGAAGAACACCACGAAGTAAACTTTGTCCGATTTAAAAAACTGGCCGCCGCCAAACATAAACAAGGCTACGATAACCAGTGCGACCGCTCCGACCGTAAAACTACCTATCGCCAATGGGTTTATCGGTTTACTCATAAGACTGCTAGCTCCCTATTAACGCGTTGTCTCGACATTGCCCTCGCCTCGAGTCAAGAATTGAATGATTTTGGAATCTTTGGATTCGTCCAGCAAGCGTTTAGGTGAACCGGTTGCCAGCATGGTTTTGGTTTCGGGGTCGAGAAACACCGCGTTCGTGCCAATGGCAAAGATACTGGCCAGTTCGTGCGTAACAACGACAATCGTCGTGCCTAATGCATCGCTTAAATTGATGATCAGATCGTCCAAAAGCCTTGCGCTGACAGGGTCGAGCCCGGCCGATGGCTCATCGAAAAACAGTATTTCCGGGTCGAGTGCCATCGCTCTGGCCAGTCCCGCCCGTTTTTGCATGCCGCCGCTGATTTCAGAAGGATAATAGTCTTCGAAACCTGCAAGGCCTACCAA
It includes:
- a CDS encoding ABC transporter ATP-binding protein, with translation MNTPHITVKDLTMAYGDFVIQRDLNFTINRGDVFVIMGGSGCGKSTLLKHLIGLLQPAQGDIIYDRQNFWRASDAERIRILRRIGVLYQSGALFSSLTLAENIALPLGEFTDFSRTEIADIVSYKLALVGLAGFEDYYPSEISGGMQKRAGLARAMALDPEILFFDEPSAGLDPVSARLLDDLIINLSDALGTTIVVVTHELASIFAIGTNAVFLDPETKTMLATGSPKRLLDESKDSKIIQFLTRGEGNVETTR
- a CDS encoding MlaD family protein; translated protein: MSKPINPLAIGSFTVGAVALVIVALFMFGGGQFFKSDKVYFVVFFDSSLNGLNIGAPVKMQGVQIGEVTDIALQFDKTSIKIYKPVVVAIDRSRVIGSSGRAITDEERLALRDRLVKAGFRARLETQSLLTGLLYVDVDKHTNKPPVFAKLEYKGIPEFPGILTTSDEILHSAEEFLNQLRALPLEQIVTDFADNLREMKDLLASDELKQSQVSLAHAMEGMEKAVGTLNRNLEPMLKSTHTAIDNTNLLVQDSRSMVQDIKPILASANNALTAATAALNKAQDSVAMVGDTFGPESALIETLESVNDASRSIKILADYLERHPESLISGKHN